Proteins from a single region of Haloplanus sp. GDY1:
- a CDS encoding UvrD-helicase domain-containing protein, which produces MSDDATVTRLFGGPGSGKTTALLDRVDDLLEDDDVSVRDVLVVSYTRAAAAEVRERLAERLDTSPRALQGNVCTMHAKAYELLDLSRGDVVGESDKQEFCEEYGVEYEDEYGGAGRRTARSTTLGNKIIATSQWLQRTQRDVADWYDVPFQWDVETVRLPPDEDPNAQEGNKYTPTWPADDERIDVPEVIRAWRSYKGEHDLVGFADMLERVAQRSLVPHVDYLVIDEFQDITTLQYEVYEEWKPHMEGVLIAGDDDQVVYAWQGADPNILLDATVHEDNVLPNSYRLPSRILNVVNREIRHIDKRQEKDLNPRKEGGVVEGIQSPSMFEVVRNVQHTVDTTDETIMVLFRARYQMFQFIDDFLPKGVPFSVMTDQRMWTDRLTQYVRAVEKLDDDDPITGLEARRLADMLQDSAFGTNDRDDLYDHLDDAEEAADADDVAELTVDPDVVADHVPFMPDPPAAGDMVRKVTSFQRKAVDAYFGGEYAGMDPSRVRVGTIHSAKGREADHVFVCTDLTEKVVEQMAASVDDPTAVDGVEEFTAHTSPVPLLTDNERRVFYVGMSRARERLVLLENLIGGAPTLPISVLLHNELREEDAEEMLEEAQSTPAPEPEP; this is translated from the coding sequence ATGAGCGACGACGCCACGGTCACCCGTCTCTTCGGGGGCCCCGGTAGCGGGAAGACCACCGCCCTCCTCGACCGCGTCGACGACCTGCTGGAGGACGACGACGTGAGCGTCCGCGACGTCCTCGTCGTCTCGTACACGCGGGCCGCGGCCGCGGAGGTGCGGGAACGGCTCGCGGAACGCCTCGACACGTCGCCGCGGGCGCTCCAGGGCAACGTCTGTACGATGCACGCGAAGGCGTACGAACTGCTCGACCTCTCGCGTGGCGACGTGGTCGGCGAGTCCGACAAGCAGGAGTTCTGCGAGGAGTACGGCGTCGAGTACGAGGACGAGTACGGCGGCGCCGGCCGACGGACGGCCCGGTCGACGACGCTGGGCAACAAGATCATCGCGACGAGTCAGTGGCTCCAGCGCACCCAGCGCGACGTCGCCGACTGGTACGACGTCCCCTTCCAGTGGGACGTGGAGACGGTCCGCCTCCCGCCCGACGAGGACCCGAACGCCCAGGAGGGGAACAAGTACACGCCGACGTGGCCCGCCGACGACGAACGGATCGACGTGCCGGAGGTGATCCGTGCGTGGCGCTCCTACAAGGGGGAACACGACCTGGTCGGCTTCGCCGACATGCTCGAACGAGTGGCACAGCGGTCGCTGGTCCCCCACGTCGACTACCTCGTCATCGACGAGTTCCAGGACATCACCACCCTCCAGTACGAGGTGTACGAGGAGTGGAAACCCCACATGGAGGGAGTCCTCATCGCCGGCGACGACGACCAGGTCGTCTACGCGTGGCAGGGCGCCGACCCCAACATCCTGCTCGACGCGACGGTCCACGAGGACAACGTCCTCCCGAACTCCTATCGCCTCCCCTCGCGCATCCTCAACGTCGTCAACCGGGAGATCCGCCACATCGACAAGCGCCAGGAGAAGGACCTCAACCCGCGCAAGGAGGGCGGCGTCGTCGAGGGCATCCAGAGCCCCTCGATGTTCGAGGTGGTTCGGAACGTCCAGCACACCGTCGACACCACCGACGAGACGATCATGGTCCTCTTCCGTGCCCGGTATCAGATGTTCCAGTTCATCGACGACTTCCTCCCCAAGGGCGTCCCCTTCTCCGTGATGACGGACCAGCGGATGTGGACCGACCGCCTCACGCAGTACGTCCGCGCCGTCGAGAAACTCGACGACGACGACCCCATCACGGGACTGGAGGCGCGTCGCCTCGCGGACATGCTCCAGGACTCGGCGTTCGGGACGAACGACCGCGACGACCTCTACGACCACCTCGACGACGCGGAGGAGGCCGCCGACGCCGACGACGTGGCGGAACTCACGGTCGACCCGGACGTCGTGGCCGACCACGTGCCGTTCATGCCGGATCCGCCCGCCGCCGGCGACATGGTCCGCAAGGTGACGAGTTTCCAGCGGAAGGCGGTCGACGCCTACTTCGGCGGCGAGTACGCCGGCATGGACCCGAGTCGGGTCCGCGTCGGCACCATCCACTCCGCGAAGGGCCGCGAGGCCGACCACGTCTTCGTCTGTACCGACCTCACCGAGAAGGTGGTCGAACAGATGGCCGCGAGCGTCGACGACCCCACCGCCGTCGACGGCGTCGAGGAGTTCACCGCCCACACCAGCCCCGTTCCCCTGCTCACCGACAACGAGCGCCGCGTCTTCTACGTCGGCATGAGCCGTGCCCGGGAACGGCTCGTCCTCCTGGAGAACCTGATCGGCGGCGCCCCCACCCTCCCCATCAGCGTCCTCCTGCACAACGAACTCCGGGAGGAGGACGCCGAGGAGATGCTGGAGGAGGCACAGTCGACGCCGGCGCCCGAACCGGAGCCGTGA
- a CDS encoding HVO_0416 family zinc finger protein has protein sequence MAAGPSEHDDELFDQFLADNGHETTPVRWERSYNKLQCPDCGALHEESAADCSVCGWDPAS, from the coding sequence ATGGCAGCCGGACCCAGCGAACACGACGACGAACTGTTCGACCAGTTCCTCGCGGACAACGGCCACGAGACCACACCGGTACGCTGGGAACGATCCTATAACAAGCTGCAGTGCCCGGACTGTGGGGCGCTGCACGAGGAGTCGGCCGCCGACTGTTCGGTCTGCGGGTGGGACCCGGCGTCCTGA
- a CDS encoding carboxypeptidase M32, which yields MSDTVPAAYDDLLDRVGRVANVSHAEELLSWDQQVMMPEEGTPARSRQLSALSAVRHDLLTDDELGRLLDELAASELDGDRRAVVREVRRERERAVCVPTALVERISAASSEALTAWREAKAEDDFDAFAPHLSELIDLKRRYADCVDPDRDPYEVLFEEYEPCLPLDHAEAVLTSLREAVVPLVDDVRASEADLATDAFAGAFAAEKQEELMRETLDILGYPWERGRLDSAPHPFSTGTAYDARITTRYDEDDPIGALLSTVHEFGHATYTLGLPDDAYGTPLGEARDLSIHESQSRLWENHVGRSRAFWEGFLPRVVEAFPGIGDPSVREAYEAVNAVDPANPIRVEADELTYHLHIALRFEIERDLIRGDLDVAEVPAVWNEKMESYLGVRPETDAEGCLQDIHWSHGSFGYFPTYSLGSVIAAQLFDAAEREIEGLDGRIREGEFDPLHEWLTDRIHRHGKRFETNELVRRATGEDVSADAFVDYATEKYGELYGL from the coding sequence ATGAGCGACACGGTGCCGGCCGCCTACGACGACCTGCTCGACCGGGTGGGTCGCGTTGCGAACGTCTCGCACGCCGAGGAACTGCTCTCCTGGGACCAGCAGGTGATGATGCCCGAGGAGGGGACGCCCGCCCGGTCCAGACAGCTCTCGGCGCTCTCGGCGGTGCGCCACGACCTGCTCACCGACGACGAACTCGGCCGACTGCTCGACGAACTGGCGGCGAGCGAACTGGACGGCGACCGCCGGGCGGTCGTCCGCGAAGTGCGGCGGGAACGGGAGCGCGCCGTGTGCGTCCCCACGGCCCTGGTCGAGCGGATCTCCGCGGCGTCCTCGGAGGCGCTGACGGCGTGGCGCGAGGCGAAAGCCGAGGACGATTTCGACGCCTTCGCCCCCCATCTGTCGGAACTGATCGACCTGAAGCGGCGGTACGCGGACTGCGTCGATCCGGACCGGGATCCCTACGAGGTGCTGTTCGAGGAGTACGAACCCTGCCTGCCCCTCGATCACGCCGAGGCCGTGCTGACCTCGCTCCGGGAGGCGGTGGTGCCGCTGGTCGACGACGTTCGGGCCTCGGAGGCGGACCTCGCGACCGACGCCTTCGCGGGGGCGTTCGCGGCGGAGAAACAGGAGGAACTGATGCGTGAGACGCTGGATATCCTCGGCTACCCGTGGGAGCGGGGCCGCCTCGATTCCGCCCCGCACCCGTTCTCGACGGGGACGGCCTACGACGCCCGGATCACCACCCGCTACGACGAGGACGACCCCATCGGCGCGCTGCTCTCGACGGTCCACGAGTTCGGCCACGCGACCTACACGCTCGGCCTACCGGACGACGCCTACGGGACGCCGCTGGGCGAGGCACGGGACCTCTCGATCCACGAGTCACAGTCCCGTCTGTGGGAGAACCACGTGGGCCGGTCGCGGGCGTTCTGGGAGGGGTTCCTCCCGCGCGTGGTCGAGGCCTTCCCGGGCATCGGCGACCCGAGCGTTCGCGAGGCCTACGAGGCGGTCAACGCCGTCGACCCCGCGAACCCCATCCGCGTGGAGGCCGACGAGTTGACCTACCACCTCCACATCGCCCTCCGGTTCGAGATCGAGCGGGACCTGATCCGCGGCGACCTGGACGTGGCGGAGGTGCCCGCCGTCTGGAACGAGAAGATGGAGTCCTACCTGGGCGTGCGCCCGGAGACGGACGCCGAGGGGTGTCTGCAGGACATCCACTGGTCCCACGGCAGTTTCGGCTACTTCCCGACCTACTCGCTGGGGAGCGTGATCGCCGCGCAACTGTTCGACGCCGCCGAGCGGGAGATCGAGGGGCTCGACGGCCGGATCCGCGAGGGGGAGTTCGACCCCCTGCACGAGTGGCTGACCGATCGGATCCACCGCCACGGCAAGCGCTTCGAGACGAACGAACTCGTCCGGCGAGCGACGGGCGAGGACGTGTCGGCCGACGCCTTCGTCGACTACGCCACCGAGAAGTACGGGGAGCTGTACGGGCTGTAG
- a CDS encoding NRAMP family divalent metal transporter: protein MTDTDVGRSPDVTARIEGYLSEMGPSWVAGAIAAGPATIASLVTAGAAFGYQLLWVVVLSAGAGALAQYLAMRLGLLTERGIVAVVEDHLGETWAWLLVADAVVAAGVAQLVIMKTVATVSATITGVDARIWGVAWALVLAAGLAGRGYRFLELAAKLLVSLVVVAFVASLFVVPVNAGAAVAGLVPSVPAGGALVAAGILGGAVHITLITMHSYTMRSRGWTRDDYDAATFDVGASMLVAFGVYSLAIFLVTASVLTSGDLSAVGAAQALGPLVGPSAEWLFLLGLWGAAVSTLGGNTIVPPFLLADKLGWGTTIEDDRYRGLLVAVALLSAPGAFIGGAVLGQLVLVLALGTVGTPFAIAVVLYLLNSGAVPDRNSTLANAGGVALLLVTGALAANFVREQVAGGVGSLSGFVLVFAVALGVATVGLGGKYARDEFGA, encoded by the coding sequence ATGACCGACACGGACGTGGGCCGTTCGCCGGACGTCACCGCGCGGATCGAGGGGTACCTCTCCGAGATGGGGCCCTCGTGGGTCGCCGGCGCCATCGCGGCCGGCCCGGCGACCATCGCCAGCCTCGTCACCGCCGGGGCGGCGTTCGGCTACCAACTCCTGTGGGTGGTCGTCCTCTCCGCCGGCGCCGGGGCGCTCGCCCAGTATCTCGCGATGCGGCTCGGCCTCCTGACCGAGCGGGGCATCGTCGCCGTCGTCGAGGACCACCTCGGCGAGACCTGGGCGTGGCTGCTCGTCGCCGATGCGGTCGTCGCCGCCGGCGTGGCCCAACTCGTCATCATGAAGACCGTCGCCACCGTCTCCGCGACGATCACGGGCGTCGACGCCCGGATCTGGGGCGTCGCCTGGGCGCTCGTCCTCGCGGCCGGCCTCGCCGGCCGGGGGTATCGGTTCCTCGAACTCGCGGCGAAACTCCTCGTCTCGCTCGTGGTCGTCGCTTTCGTCGCCAGCCTGTTCGTCGTCCCCGTCAACGCCGGCGCGGCCGTCGCCGGTCTCGTCCCCAGCGTCCCCGCCGGCGGCGCCCTCGTCGCCGCGGGCATCCTCGGCGGCGCCGTCCACATCACCCTCATCACGATGCACTCCTACACGATGCGCTCGCGGGGCTGGACCCGCGACGACTACGACGCCGCCACCTTCGACGTCGGGGCGTCGATGCTCGTCGCCTTCGGGGTCTACTCCCTCGCCATCTTCCTCGTCACCGCCAGCGTCCTCACCTCCGGCGACCTCTCTGCCGTCGGCGCCGCCCAGGCGCTCGGCCCGCTGGTCGGTCCGAGCGCGGAGTGGCTGTTCCTGCTCGGCCTCTGGGGGGCCGCCGTCTCCACCCTCGGCGGCAACACCATCGTCCCGCCCTTCCTGCTGGCGGACAAACTCGGCTGGGGGACCACCATCGAGGACGACCGCTACCGCGGCCTCCTGGTCGCCGTCGCCCTCCTCTCCGCGCCCGGCGCGTTCATCGGCGGCGCCGTCCTCGGCCAGCTCGTCCTCGTCCTCGCGCTCGGGACGGTCGGAACCCCCTTCGCCATCGCCGTCGTCCTCTACCTGCTCAACTCGGGGGCCGTTCCGGACCGCAACTCGACGCTCGCGAACGCCGGCGGCGTCGCGCTCCTGCTGGTGACGGGCGCGCTCGCCGCCAACTTCGTCCGCGAGCAGGTCGCCGGCGGCGTCGGCTCCCTCTCCGGATTCGTCCTCGTCTTCGCCGTCGCCCTCGGCGTCGCCACGGTCGGCCTCGGCGGCAAGTACGCCCGCGACGAATTCGGCGCGTGA
- a CDS encoding M20 family metallopeptidase, with amino-acid sequence MSDVPDLTRRLVSIPSHEDESAAGDAIESWLREETDATVERDGSGNVIARRGSGPRSLALVGHHDVVAPADEQTSDGEYAIEERDGRLYGRGTADMKGSLAAAMVAFRDADLGSPDAPADPVDELVFASFVGEEEGGVGARAAIDDGFRPDYAVVGEGSTGYSAPGVTDVAVAHKGRRGSTIHASGESAHASEPEAGENAVYRACDAVDVVRDLDVPETTVLGQELRGSVAVTEIEGGSAWNVIPEACEATVDERTVPGERVALERVESVAGVEWRVDQDLPPMACDDAAFAETVLAAATDAQDGTPERVAKPHATDAGWLAAAGTTCVVCGAAEPGEAHTATESADVEVLDRCERLYRRVAEALVG; translated from the coding sequence ATGAGCGACGTTCCGGATCTGACGCGCCGGCTGGTCTCGATCCCCAGCCACGAGGACGAATCGGCGGCCGGCGACGCCATCGAATCCTGGCTCCGCGAGGAGACGGACGCGACCGTGGAGCGCGACGGGAGCGGCAACGTGATCGCTCGGCGCGGATCGGGCCCCCGGTCGCTCGCGCTCGTCGGCCACCACGACGTCGTGGCGCCGGCGGACGAGCAGACGAGTGACGGCGAGTACGCCATCGAGGAACGCGACGGGCGCCTGTACGGCCGCGGGACCGCGGACATGAAGGGCAGCCTCGCGGCGGCGATGGTCGCATTCCGGGACGCCGACCTCGGGTCGCCGGACGCCCCCGCCGACCCGGTCGACGAACTCGTCTTCGCCTCCTTCGTCGGCGAGGAGGAGGGCGGCGTGGGCGCCCGCGCCGCTATCGACGACGGCTTTCGCCCCGACTACGCCGTCGTCGGCGAGGGATCGACGGGCTACTCCGCGCCGGGCGTGACGGACGTCGCCGTCGCCCACAAGGGCCGACGCGGGAGCACGATCCACGCGAGCGGCGAGAGCGCCCACGCGAGCGAACCCGAAGCGGGCGAGAACGCCGTCTACCGCGCCTGCGACGCCGTCGACGTGGTGCGTGACCTCGACGTCCCCGAGACGACGGTCCTCGGGCAGGAACTGCGGGGAAGCGTCGCCGTCACCGAAATCGAGGGGGGGTCGGCGTGGAACGTGATCCCCGAGGCCTGCGAGGCGACGGTCGACGAGCGGACGGTGCCCGGCGAGCGAGTGGCCCTGGAGCGAGTGGAGTCCGTCGCGGGCGTCGAGTGGCGCGTCGATCAGGACCTCCCCCCGATGGCCTGCGACGACGCCGCCTTCGCCGAGACGGTCCTCGCGGCGGCGACGGACGCCCAGGACGGGACGCCGGAGCGGGTCGCCAAGCCCCACGCCACCGACGCGGGGTGGCTGGCGGCCGCCGGCACCACGTGCGTCGTCTGTGGCGCCGCCGAACCGGGCGAGGCCCACACGGCCACGGAGAGCGCCGACGTCGAGGTTCTGGACCGGTGCGAGCGCCTCTACCGGCGGGTCGCCGAGGCGCTGGTGGGGTGA
- a CDS encoding PINc/VapC family ATPase codes for MNVVPDTSAVIDGRVSERVESGAYEGATVTVPEAVVGELEWQANEGHDTGWEGIEELQRLVELADEGAVTVEYHGHRPDAGQKRSADEGEIDAIVRDAAADLGATLLTSDVVQAEVSRAKGLDVEYVEPRGRDAEGLEIESFFDETTMSVHLRAGSKPKAKRGEIGDMHYEVIRDEVTTEAEMKEFAHDVAETARASPDGFVELDEPGMSIVQYRSYRIAVARPPFADGFEITAVRPIVKTDLEDYEFAEDLKDRLLERQRGVLISGAPGAGKSTFAQAVAEFLSDHDNAVKTMEKPRDLQVGPDITQYTALGGDMAKTADSLLLVRPDYTIYDEVRKTDDFEVFADMRLAGVGMVGVVHATRAIDALQRLVGRVELGMIPQVVDTVVFIEAGSVDTVYDVETEVKVPEGLTAEDLARPVIQITDFETGKPAYEIYTFNRQVVTVPLDGDEGSETGVSRLARKEVEREIRSIARGHVQVELKGGNEAVVYVEEDDISAVIGKGGGRISDVEDRLGIDIDVRTLDERPSGGGSGGGTGTGGGSRDREGTVVTPEVTSRHVVVDAADAAEVGQTVEVRADGDYLFTATVGRGGEIQVSRGSAIADELEDAIDHKRRITVVPA; via the coding sequence ATGAACGTCGTACCGGACACGAGCGCGGTCATCGACGGCCGCGTGTCCGAACGCGTCGAGTCGGGGGCCTACGAGGGGGCGACGGTCACCGTCCCCGAGGCCGTCGTCGGCGAACTCGAGTGGCAGGCGAACGAGGGCCACGACACCGGCTGGGAGGGCATCGAGGAGCTCCAGCGACTGGTCGAACTGGCCGACGAGGGCGCGGTGACCGTCGAGTACCACGGCCACCGCCCGGACGCCGGGCAGAAGCGGAGCGCGGACGAGGGCGAAATCGACGCCATCGTCCGCGACGCCGCCGCCGACCTCGGCGCCACGCTCCTGACGAGCGACGTCGTGCAGGCGGAGGTGAGTCGGGCGAAGGGCCTCGACGTGGAGTACGTCGAACCCCGCGGCCGCGACGCCGAGGGGCTGGAGATCGAGTCCTTCTTCGACGAGACGACGATGAGCGTCCACCTCCGCGCGGGGTCGAAGCCCAAGGCCAAGCGCGGCGAGATCGGCGACATGCACTACGAGGTCATCCGCGACGAGGTGACCACGGAGGCGGAGATGAAGGAGTTCGCCCACGACGTCGCGGAGACGGCGCGTGCCAGCCCCGACGGCTTCGTCGAACTCGACGAACCCGGCATGAGCATCGTCCAGTACCGCTCGTACCGCATCGCGGTCGCGCGCCCGCCCTTCGCCGACGGCTTCGAGATCACCGCCGTCCGCCCCATCGTCAAGACCGACCTGGAGGACTACGAGTTCGCCGAGGACCTCAAGGATCGGCTGCTGGAGCGCCAGCGCGGGGTCCTCATCTCGGGGGCGCCCGGCGCCGGCAAGTCCACGTTCGCCCAGGCGGTCGCGGAGTTCCTCTCCGACCACGACAACGCGGTCAAGACGATGGAGAAACCCCGCGACCTGCAGGTCGGCCCCGACATCACCCAGTACACGGCGCTCGGGGGCGACATGGCCAAGACCGCCGACTCCCTGCTGTTGGTCCGTCCGGACTACACCATCTACGACGAGGTGCGAAAGACCGACGACTTCGAGGTCTTTGCGGATATGCGCCTCGCCGGCGTCGGGATGGTCGGCGTCGTCCACGCCACCCGCGCCATCGACGCGCTCCAGCGACTGGTCGGCCGGGTCGAACTCGGCATGATCCCGCAGGTCGTCGACACGGTGGTGTTCATCGAGGCCGGCAGCGTCGACACCGTCTACGACGTGGAGACCGAGGTGAAGGTGCCCGAGGGCCTGACCGCCGAGGACCTCGCCCGTCCGGTCATCCAGATCACCGACTTCGAGACGGGCAAGCCGGCCTACGAGATCTACACGTTCAACCGACAGGTCGTGACCGTCCCCCTCGACGGCGACGAGGGAAGCGAGACGGGGGTCTCCCGCCTGGCGCGCAAGGAGGTCGAACGCGAGATTCGCTCCATCGCCCGCGGCCACGTCCAGGTCGAACTGAAGGGCGGGAACGAGGCCGTCGTCTACGTCGAGGAGGACGACATCTCCGCCGTGATCGGCAAGGGCGGCGGGCGGATCAGCGACGTCGAGGACCGCCTCGGCATCGACATCGACGTGCGGACGCTCGACGAACGGCCGTCCGGCGGTGGATCGGGCGGTGGCACTGGCACGGGTGGCGGCTCCCGGGACCGCGAGGGGACCGTCGTCACTCCCGAAGTCACCTCCAGACACGTCGTCGTCGACGCCGCCGACGCCGCGGAGGTGGGCCAGACCGTCGAGGTGCGGGCCGACGGCGACTACCTCTTCACCGCGACGGTGGGCCGTGGCGGGGAGATTCAGGTGTCACGCGGGAGCGCCATCGCGGACGAACTCGAGGACGCAATCGACCACAAACGGCGGATCACGGTCGTTCCGGCCTAG
- a CDS encoding winged helix-turn-helix domain-containing protein codes for MAGTEEEGLDDLPPSAKLVFKVLEYNGSLTQKGIVEESMLSARTVRYALERLEDIGVVDEDVYFADARQNLYQLNEAALSKEGGEADAACVECD; via the coding sequence ATGGCTGGAACTGAAGAGGAGGGTCTGGACGACCTTCCCCCGAGCGCGAAACTGGTTTTCAAGGTCCTCGAATACAACGGGTCGCTGACCCAGAAGGGGATCGTCGAGGAGTCGATGCTGTCGGCCAGGACGGTCCGGTATGCGCTCGAACGGCTGGAGGACATCGGCGTCGTCGACGAGGACGTCTACTTCGCCGACGCGCGGCAGAACCTCTACCAGCTCAACGAGGCGGCGCTGTCGAAGGAGGGCGGCGAGGCCGACGCCGCCTGCGTCGAGTGCGACTAG
- a CDS encoding protein kinase domain-containing protein yields the protein MTDPDADPRIPEPVSAPALPDFEYAHLDGRERIGRGGDADVYRSSVTHDGERHWVAVKEPRFDGTVHSHLLETFHDEAETWSALDDHPNVVTVHAWDTTPVPWIALEYAGAGTLAGRLGGVDPAEALWVGGRVADGIRHGHRRGVAHLDVKPSNVLLFETGPGTWDYPKVTDWGLAEHLLDRSGSVGGFSPRYAAPEQFDAERFGDPDDYTDVYQLGALVYALLTGRPPFEGGDAPVTRERLHGRPEPPSAVVPALPPAVDDAVLRALAPAKADRYETVVGFRKELDRLFEAVASGTDGAASGTGAPGGGPAPSAPTDPDDGGTGSATPTRRTALGVLGAGVLGLGGWWLSTDDGATGPAPSPDGSTGDPSSASADATDGATGGDATTTPRGTATRTATPGADPVSASVATDQLTSRWPLRSGFRDAVGDNHAEARRGEAAFGQFDGRPAAAFDGSVGVIVSSGAHAELSILSPDHGPGTVATWVYFDRPTGARDADGTSPIHHLFRKDAEYNLSARPADAAGAVELTFTVSGQSGSRYATVDRTDDDLVVSTREWHHVAFVAVPNGSLTAYVDGARRFHDDGMDAASPTNSSYWAQETIGSWYGTESPAWYDLLVGKLADLRIYGTALSGDQVSRLYANTS from the coding sequence ATGACGGACCCCGACGCGGACCCGCGGATTCCGGAACCGGTGTCGGCACCCGCACTCCCCGACTTCGAGTACGCCCACCTCGACGGCCGGGAGCGGATCGGCCGCGGCGGCGACGCCGACGTGTATCGTTCGTCGGTCACACACGACGGCGAGCGACACTGGGTCGCAGTCAAGGAACCGCGGTTCGACGGGACGGTCCACAGCCACCTCCTCGAGACGTTTCACGACGAGGCCGAGACTTGGAGTGCCCTCGACGACCATCCGAACGTCGTCACCGTCCACGCGTGGGACACGACGCCGGTGCCGTGGATCGCCCTCGAGTACGCCGGCGCCGGGACGCTCGCCGGTCGGCTCGGCGGGGTCGACCCCGCGGAGGCGCTGTGGGTCGGCGGCCGCGTCGCCGACGGCATCCGGCACGGACACCGCCGCGGCGTCGCCCACCTGGACGTCAAGCCGTCCAACGTCCTCCTGTTCGAGACCGGCCCGGGGACGTGGGACTACCCGAAGGTGACCGACTGGGGGCTCGCCGAACACCTGCTGGACCGCTCGGGCTCGGTCGGTGGGTTCTCGCCGCGGTACGCCGCCCCCGAACAGTTCGACGCCGAGCGGTTCGGCGACCCCGACGATTACACCGACGTCTACCAACTCGGCGCGCTCGTCTACGCGCTACTGACGGGACGACCGCCGTTCGAGGGGGGTGACGCCCCGGTCACGCGGGAGCGGTTACACGGTCGCCCCGAGCCGCCGTCGGCGGTCGTCCCCGCTCTCCCCCCGGCCGTCGACGACGCCGTGTTGCGGGCGCTGGCGCCGGCGAAAGCCGACCGGTACGAGACGGTCGTCGGCTTCCGGAAGGAACTGGACCGGCTGTTCGAGGCGGTCGCGTCCGGGACCGACGGAGCGGCCAGCGGGACGGGGGCGCCGGGGGGTGGTCCCGCTCCGTCCGCACCCACCGACCCCGACGACGGAGGGACCGGGTCGGCGACCCCGACCCGCCGCACGGCGCTCGGGGTGCTCGGTGCGGGCGTCCTCGGCCTCGGTGGTTGGTGGCTCTCGACCGACGACGGGGCTACGGGACCCGCCCCCTCCCCGGACGGCTCGACCGGGGACCCGTCCTCGGCGTCCGCCGACGCCACGGACGGGGCGACCGGCGGCGACGCGACGACGACGCCGCGCGGGACGGCCACCCGTACGGCGACCCCGGGAGCCGACCCGGTCTCGGCTTCGGTAGCCACCGACCAGTTGACGAGTCGCTGGCCCCTCCGGAGCGGCTTTCGGGACGCCGTCGGCGACAACCACGCCGAGGCCCGGCGCGGCGAGGCGGCGTTCGGGCAGTTCGACGGCCGCCCCGCCGCGGCGTTCGACGGGTCGGTCGGTGTCATCGTCTCCTCGGGGGCACACGCCGAGTTGAGCATTCTCTCCCCCGACCACGGCCCGGGAACCGTTGCGACCTGGGTCTACTTCGACCGCCCGACCGGCGCCCGAGACGCCGACGGCACGTCCCCGATCCACCACCTCTTCCGGAAGGACGCGGAGTACAACCTCTCGGCCCGTCCCGCGGACGCCGCCGGCGCGGTGGAACTCACCTTCACGGTCTCCGGCCAGAGCGGCAGCAGGTACGCGACGGTCGACCGGACCGACGACGACCTCGTCGTGTCGACCCGCGAGTGGCACCACGTCGCGTTCGTCGCCGTCCCCAACGGCTCGCTGACCGCCTACGTCGACGGCGCTCGCCGGTTCCACGACGACGGGATGGACGCCGCCAGTCCGACGAACTCGTCGTACTGGGCACAGGAGACCATCGGCAGTTGGTACGGCACCGAGTCGCCCGCGTGGTACGACCTGCTGGTTGGAAAGCTGGCGGACCTGCGAATCTACGGCACCGCGCTGTCGGGCGACCAGGTGTCGCGGCTGTACGCGAACACGTCCTGA